The DNA segment CATCAAAATAGGCATTGATCTCTTTTTTAGAAGAAGAGAAGGTGAATGTGATGTGCTTCTTGTTGAAAATAGGTAAGAAATGATTGTGGCAGATATCGTTAATAAAGGCAGCAATATCTGAATGTGTGATGTTGAGTTTCATCCTGCCACTTTCAATTCTTCTAAAGTCAAGAATTTGTTGTAGTAACCTCTTTAGTCTGACAACATTGGATCTCATCAGTGTAAATTGTGGTATTTTTTGCGATACCGTTGTTTCTATATCATCAATAAGGCAGGATATGATGGTTAAAGGGGTCAGTAAATCGTGTGATATATTGGTGAAATATTTAAGTTTTGTTTGGGTTAGCTCTTCTGTTTTGTTTTTTTCAAATTCAGTCATTTTTACCTTGTTTCGCAGTTTTATTCTTCCCATCATAATGTAAATAAGAGCGTATATGACAAATGAAATAAGTAAAAAGTATAGTACAAATGCGGTATTTGTTTCATAGATCGCAGGTTCTCTAATTATTTGAAGGGTGGTGATATGGTTGCCCCAAAGGTTATGTGCATCGGATGCCTTCACCATAAAGTTATACTGTCCTTTTTTTAGCTGACTATATACAGCAAACTGTCGTCCCTCATCCACATAAACCCATTGGTCGTCAATGCCATCTAGTTTGTATGCATATCGAATTTTGTTGGGGTTGCTAAAGTTTAATGCGGAAAAGTATAATTCAATATTCTTATCTGTAGGTGATAAGGTTAATGTGTTCTGCGATTTATCATATTTGTTAATTTTGTCTGGCGTTAGTATCGATTCATTTTGAATCTTTATGTCGGTTATTTTAACTTTTTGTTCTCTTGGTGATGCTAATAAATGTTCTGAGGGACTGAATCGGGAGTACCCTCTATTGCCAGCAATATATATGTGTTTTGAATCTTTTGTTTTGTATAAGGCATTTTTTAGGTGTGAGTTAATCTGCATACCATCAGATGAAGAGTAGGATATGGATGCGTTGTTTTGGGGATTGAATTCGATGACTTTTTTGTATGTTGTAATCCAAATGTTGTTGTATTTATCTGATATGATATCTAGGATGGCCTCTCCCTTTAGTCCACAATCAGATGTTCTGTCGGTCATTGTTTTGCTGGTTGTATTATAAGCAATTAGACCTCCGTTTTTTTTGCCAATCCAAATGGTACCGCTAAGATCAGCAGTGATGGTTTCTAGGTGACTGTTTAATAACTTGTCAGTAATGTGTTTGAAGGATAGTTTTGCAACCAGGGAGTCACTTAGGGTATGTGGAATGGCTATTTTATATATCCCATTTTTATCGGTACTTATCCATAGTGCATTATTGTTGTCTTCTGTTATAGAAGTAATCGTTGGAAAATTTTTGTGAACAAGTATTGTTTTTTTTGAACCAGCGGGTTGTGCAAATAAAGCCTTGTTGGTAGCTATCCACACATTAGATTGTTTGTCTTCGTAAATCATAGATGGTATTCCTGGATTTTTAAGAATTGTATCTAGATTAAGCTCGTGTGTGTTATTTATTTCTTTGCCGTTTTTTTGAATGCAAAGTATCGTGCCGTTTTCTACATTGCTAATCCATATTTCGTTCTGACCTGCAATGTATGTTATGAGATTTATCTTTTTTAATTTTGATTTGGTTTCTAATTCTTTTATTTCTTCGTAGTATCTAATGTTTTGTTGTTTCGGGGAGTACACAAAAAGACCAACCCTATTTTGGTTGAACCAAATATCTCCGTGGCCGTCTTCGCAAATAGCAGTAAAGGATGGAGCTATGTTGTTTTTGTTTTGTAATATGTGAATAGGGAAGTTTTCTATAAGGGGTTTGTTAAAATCTATCTTAAAAACTCCCTCACTGAATGCACCAATCCATAGGTTGCCTTCTTTGTCTTTACTTATTTCACTAAAAATATTATTGGTTTTCTTTAGCATGTGACGCGTGTCAATGTTTTTTAACTCGCCGGAATCATCATATTGATAGGTGCTTACTCCGGACATGGACATGGCCCAGATGTAACCTAAGTTTTCGTCCTGCACAAAACTGAAAAAACGATTGTCTTTAATGTCATTTTTCCATGGAGCTAATGCTATTTTTTGGTATGGACTGTTCGAAAAAGAGTTCGGATTAAAAAGGTACAGACCTTCATCCCAATTGCCTATCCAATAATTATTGTGGGTATCCTGGTATATTTTAAAAGGATTATCAAAAACGCCAATCCTAGGCTGTTTAATAAAGGTGTTGGTCTCCTTATTGTACTTGTAAAGACCGTGCCCCCATAATGCGAGCCATATGTTTTGATAGTTATCTTCAAAAATATGATTAACACTTGCGTTGGGAAGTGAGTGGGAGAGCCGGGGATTGTTCATGTAGTTCTCGCGGATACTAAAGTCGGGATTGTAACGTGTCACCCCATTGCTGTAACCTACCCAAATGGTACTATCTGAAGCATTCAGTATATTATAAATGGTTTTGTGTTGTAGTGTGGAGTCGGGGTGGGGGGTGATTTCGTATGTCTTCTTATTTAGGATACTAAGACCTTCGTAAGTGCCAATCCAAATATGATCATTAAAATCTTCTGTTATAGACGATATTTTGTTACTGCTTAATAAATGGGGTTTGTTTAGGTCTGAGCGAAATACTTTCATCATATACCCATCATAGCGACAAAAACCATCTTGGGTCCCAAACCACATGTACCCTTCTTTGTCCTGGAATAATTTTAAAACAGAATTGGAAGGTAATTGGTCCATGATAGGTAGTTGGTAGACTCTCATGTTTTGCGCGAATGTCAGTTGGGCTAGCCCAATGCCAATGTAAGTAAGAAGGAATGTATATAAGGATTTAATTTTCATGTGTTTAAGTTTTTTTTATAGCGCCTATGTGGAATGTACCATGGTTATTCTCCTCAGATAGAATGATTGTGGTGTACGTTGTTTTCTGATTATCTATTTCCACTGGGTTTTAAAAGCTTTGTAGAACCGACTTCTGTGCTGAGCAAAGGTATGTAATGTTCTGTTGGTGTATATGTAATATGCTTGTTAAATTGGTTTAATCGTTTTTTATGAACTTGTTGATGTGAATAAATATAAATGTAATTAATGAGAATTTATATTTAAATCTTTTGTTGCATCCCTTTTTATGACTGTGATTTTACTTTCTTTCCACTTGCATGCTTTCGTTTTTACATATTTTCACAAATAGAAGGGGCGAATAAACATTCATTATGGTAGAAAAAACCGTCAGTCCATAAGGTTAATTATTTGAAAATCAGCATGTGAATTAAAATTCGTCCAATGTGAAATATGCGTCTCCTCTTTCTTTGCTGAAAATACTCACATTTGCAGTGTTAACAATTCTTAATTTATAAATAAAAAAACAAATGAATACTACCAATGGAGTTTGTGCTAAAAGGTTTCTTTTAAACAAGAGACAAAGAAAGAAAACAACGGAGTAGAATGAAAGGTGTTGTAAATTTTTCGAATAACTAATCTATTATATGAAGTATGAAAAAGATAATTAAATTGATGAATCAAAAAAAGTCAAGCTACACTTGTTTTTCTCGCAATGTGTTAGTGATTTCTTTTATGCTGTTTTTGGGGTTGATTCCGTTTAATAGTTATGCGCAAGAAAGCATAATTGTGAAGGGGAATATTAAAGATTCGGATTCAGGAGAAGCACTTATCGGAGTAGCCATTGTTGTGGAAGGCACAACAACTGGGACGATTACAGATGTAGAAGGAAACTATAGTATTGCAGCTCCACAGGATGGAGTATTGCTTTTCTCTTATTTAGGTTACACGTCAAAAAGTATAGAAATAAACAGGCAGTCGATCATCAATGTGACTCTAACCAGTGATTTGGCAGAGTTAGGTGAAATCGTTGTGGTGGGTTTTGGCACGCAAAAAAAGATTAATGTTACGGGTT comes from the Saccharicrinis fermentans DSM 9555 = JCM 21142 genome and includes:
- a CDS encoding hybrid sensor histidine kinase/response regulator transcription factor translates to MKIKSLYTFLLTYIGIGLAQLTFAQNMRVYQLPIMDQLPSNSVLKLFQDKEGYMWFGTQDGFCRYDGYMMKVFRSDLNKPHLLSSNKISSITEDFNDHIWIGTYEGLSILNKKTYEITPHPDSTLQHKTIYNILNASDSTIWVGYSNGVTRYNPDFSIRENYMNNPRLSHSLPNASVNHIFEDNYQNIWLALWGHGLYKYNKETNTFIKQPRIGVFDNPFKIYQDTHNNYWIGNWDEGLYLFNPNSFSNSPYQKIALAPWKNDIKDNRFFSFVQDENLGYIWAMSMSGVSTYQYDDSGELKNIDTRHMLKKTNNIFSEISKDKEGNLWIGAFSEGVFKIDFNKPLIENFPIHILQNKNNIAPSFTAICEDGHGDIWFNQNRVGLFVYSPKQQNIRYYEEIKELETKSKLKKINLITYIAGQNEIWISNVENGTILCIQKNGKEINNTHELNLDTILKNPGIPSMIYEDKQSNVWIATNKALFAQPAGSKKTILVHKNFPTITSITEDNNNALWISTDKNGIYKIAIPHTLSDSLVAKLSFKHITDKLLNSHLETITADLSGTIWIGKKNGGLIAYNTTSKTMTDRTSDCGLKGEAILDIISDKYNNIWITTYKKVIEFNPQNNASISYSSSDGMQINSHLKNALYKTKDSKHIYIAGNRGYSRFSPSEHLLASPREQKVKITDIKIQNESILTPDKINKYDKSQNTLTLSPTDKNIELYFSALNFSNPNKIRYAYKLDGIDDQWVYVDEGRQFAVYSQLKKGQYNFMVKASDAHNLWGNHITTLQIIREPAIYETNTAFVLYFLLISFVIYALIYIMMGRIKLRNKVKMTEFEKNKTEELTQTKLKYFTNISHDLLTPLTIISCLIDDIETTVSQKIPQFTLMRSNVVRLKRLLQQILDFRRIESGRMKLNITHSDIAAFINDICHNHFLPIFNKKHITFTFSSSKKEINAYFDADKIDKILFNLLSNAFKYTPINGTVQVSLTTILEKEHTFLTIQVSDTGAGIAHNNLDKIFTRFYTNKTLSASDTHGIGLSLSKDLVELHYGTISVDSELNKGTTFTIKIPIDKASYTFEETSAPISMEITENQDAQISNTAEDFDTDNENSNHLSNITILIVEDNQDLLKLMSQILAKTYHVKTATNGLEALELIKSTDIDIVVSDVMMPKMDGIELCKTIKNNLETSHISIIVLTAKNSINDRIECYNAGADAYISKPFEMKVLQARINNFVSHKQNKQKEFKTNLEINVSSLENHSMDEHFLNQAISIIETHISETTFDINMFASELNLSKSSLYRKIKTITGLSPIEFIRNIKLKHASLMLKNNITSISEVAYEVGFSDPKYFSSCFKNEFNITPSEYQKKHHTNSK